The DNA sequence AGAAGTTCATCACGTTACGAGGCTGCTCATACACGTCAGGAGAGTTGGCAGATCCAACGAACACGATACGCTCTCCAAAGGTGTTCCAGCTCAAGGAAGCTTGCAATCCCAACTCGTCATTGTCGTACAAGAACTCGGCGTTGGCAGCATATGGAGACTGACCAAACATCGGACGAGTTTCAGGAAGATCTGGGAAGTTCGCACGCTTGGCTTCCAACTCTTGAGGATCCAATCGTACTTCAGACTGAATGATGGATACGTTACCGGAGATCATGAATGGGTAGAAAGCATCTCCCAAGAAGTTCAAACGCTTGCGGAATTCAAGTTCGATACCGTAAGAATTCGCTTCAGCGACATTACGGAACTGGAATTCTGGGTTTTGAGCTTCAGTCAAGATCACTCGTTCGATCGGGTTGGTGAATCCTTTGTAGAATACAGAGGCAGACAAGATCTCACCTGGCTGATACATCCACTCCCAACGAAGATCGAGGTTGTCGATCAAGGTACGCGTCAAGTCTGGGTTACCAGTCTCTACGTAGTCTCCAACGAAGTTGAAGGAGGAGAAAGGCGCAAACTCACGGAAGGTCGGACGTGCCAAGGTACGAGAGTATCCTGCACGGATATTCATGGAGGAAACAGGCTTGAAGATGAAGTGAGCCGCAGGCAACACATCATTCAGATCCAGTTTGGAGGTATCATCATTCGGGTTCATGGACATAACTTCGGAAAGGGTCTTTTCGAAGCGCGCACCCCCTACAAACTTCAAGCGGCTTGTCAATGGAAGCTCGGTCATCAAGTAAGTAGCCCATACAGTCTGCTCACCATTGTAGATGTTGCTCAACTGCGTGCGGTCTGTCAAGTACATGCCGTACTGGAAGTTTTCTACGTACTTGATCGTTCCGTCAGGATTGATTCCGTCAAATACCAAGGTGGTATCGATCACCCCATAATTGTCTTGGATAAAGAACTGCTCTGGATCACCCTTGAACTGATCGGCAGGATCAAGACGTCCCTGCAAGCTCTGCATGTTCTCGTAGTTGTAACGAGTCTCAGAGAACTCACGGGTACGGTGGTCATATACACCTCCAGCCTTGATCAGACCATCGCGACCATTCAACTTGAAGTCGTAAGTCAAATCGACCTTGCCATTGTAGCTCTGGTCAGACATGTTCCGGTAGAAGCGCGCAGCAGGAACGTAGTTGGACTCATTGAATTCGTAGGTTACGCTGTCCTCGATGTTCGGCACATCGAAACGTTCCCATGCCAAGAAGCGGAGATCTGGCTCATATTGGCTACCGATGGAGTAAGATCCCAACCAGTCTACTTTCAGGCGAGAAATCTTGTGCTCACCACGTACTTGGAAGACGTCCAATTTACGCTCGGTGTATCCTGCAACAGTCGTGAAGTAGGTGTTTCCTACGTTCAGGTTCTGAGCCGGGCCTTCCAGAGATTGTGCATAGTTGCTACCGCTCTGGTTGTGCATGTACATTGCGCTTACTTTGTGGTTGGTGGATTTCCAACCCAAGTTCACGATTCCTCCCCACAATACATCTTGAGAAGCAGACTCGGACTTCAATTCGCTATCAGGACCCAATGTTTCGTCAGTCGGTCCAGACACGGTGTAGCGGTTCTCTGCTCCATTGAAGTAAGCGTTGTATTCGTTGCGGTAGGAGATACCAGCGGAGTAGGAGAATGACTGAGTCTCCTTGAAGCGGTGTTGGTTACCGATGTAGAACTGGTAGCTCTGATCCATGAATGAGTTGATGGTACCCAAACCTGGCTGACGAGTGAAGCTCTCCTTGATACCACGATTGACACGGTCAGCAATATCCGGATCGGTCGGGCTGGTTGTAATCGGCAATTCGAAGTTTGGATCAGCCAACAAATCTGGCAATGCGCGAGTACCATCGTCGGAACCCAACCAGTCAGCGCCACCACGGCCGCCGCTGATCAATCCATCTTGCAGGGAAGAAACAGTATTGTACCCCATGGAAGCAGAAGCCTTCACGGTGAATTTATCGGGGTGATCTTTGGTGATGATATTCACCAACCCACCGGTAAAGTCGCCTGGAAGGTCAGGGGTGAAAGTTTTGATGACCGTTACATTGTCTACCATGTTGGAAGGAATGATGTCCAACTGGATGGTGTTACGGTTGGGGTCGAGACCTGGCAAGCTCGCTCCATTCAGGATAGATTTGGAGTAGCGGTCACCAAGACCACGAACATATACATATTTACCACCTTCCACGGTCACACCGGGAACGGCCTTCATCAAGTTCCCTACGTTGTTGGCACCTACACGCGCAGCCAAGTCAGCGGAAACCGCATCGACAGACTGTACAGAGTTCAGACGCTTGGTGTAAGTCGCTACGTCAGAAGAACGGCTTTGGGTAGCTGTGATATTGACCGCCAAATCTTGGTTGGCAGACATTTCTTCTTGAAGTACACGCTGATCTACGACTTTTACTTTGCCGGGCTCAACGATGACATTTTTAACAGAGTCGTCTAGGTAGGAGATATATTTGATCACCAAGGTGTAAGTTCCAGCAGGTACCTTGATGTTGAATTTTCCTTCGAGGTCAGTATTGGCACCACCTTTTGGGGTACCATCGACAGCCAAAACAGTGGCGCCGACCATAGGCTCACCTGATCCTCCATCGATGACAGATCCGGTGATAGTTCCAGTGGATCCTCCTTGAGCAAAGCCCATCTGAACGAAGGCAGACAGCAACAGCAAGGAAAAGAGTCCGGTAAATAATCGGTTCATATACTTATAGTGCCTTTACCAAATTCCTAACATGAAGTGGAGCTGATATAGTTTCTTCAGCTCGCCGCAAAAAAAGGCCAAGCCTATAAAGGAAACCGTTCCGAATCATTAAGTAATTATTAACCCACCCCTAGGAATGTTATGCGAATATTACCCAATGAACATTATCCAAAATTGCAAATATCTGAAAATCATTTAC is a window from the Pontibacter sp. G13 genome containing:
- a CDS encoding TonB-dependent receptor domain-containing protein, whose translation is MNRLFTGLFSLLLLSAFVQMGFAQGGSTGTITGSVIDGGSGEPMVGATVLAVDGTPKGGANTDLEGKFNIKVPAGTYTLVIKYISYLDDSVKNVIVEPGKVKVVDQRVLQEEMSANQDLAVNITATQSRSSDVATYTKRLNSVQSVDAVSADLAARVGANNVGNLMKAVPGVTVEGGKYVYVRGLGDRYSKSILNGASLPGLDPNRNTIQLDIIPSNMVDNVTVIKTFTPDLPGDFTGGLVNIITKDHPDKFTVKASASMGYNTVSSLQDGLISGGRGGADWLGSDDGTRALPDLLADPNFELPITTSPTDPDIADRVNRGIKESFTRQPGLGTINSFMDQSYQFYIGNQHRFKETQSFSYSAGISYRNEYNAYFNGAENRYTVSGPTDETLGPDSELKSESASQDVLWGGIVNLGWKSTNHKVSAMYMHNQSGSNYAQSLEGPAQNLNVGNTYFTTVAGYTERKLDVFQVRGEHKISRLKVDWLGSYSIGSQYEPDLRFLAWERFDVPNIEDSVTYEFNESNYVPAARFYRNMSDQSYNGKVDLTYDFKLNGRDGLIKAGGVYDHRTREFSETRYNYENMQSLQGRLDPADQFKGDPEQFFIQDNYGVIDTTLVFDGINPDGTIKYVENFQYGMYLTDRTQLSNIYNGEQTVWATYLMTELPLTSRLKFVGGARFEKTLSEVMSMNPNDDTSKLDLNDVLPAAHFIFKPVSSMNIRAGYSRTLARPTFREFAPFSSFNFVGDYVETGNPDLTRTLIDNLDLRWEWMYQPGEILSASVFYKGFTNPIERVILTEAQNPEFQFRNVAEANSYGIELEFRKRLNFLGDAFYPFMISGNVSIIQSEVRLDPQELEAKRANFPDLPETRPMFGQSPYAANAEFLYDNDELGLQASLSWNTFGERIVFVGSANSPDVYEQPRNVMNFSVSKTIGEIFKVRFRANNLLNPETKYTQSYLGQEYIFSSRGVSGQSFSLGLSASF